CAATTTCACAAAGCTGAAAGTTTTAGCGGCTACCCATTAGAAACAATTGAGACCGcaatacatatttaaaaaaccagaaagaaagaaagcaaagaagTTACTAGGTACCTGAAACGTTGttgttaaagaaaaatgacttaAGTAGCGATAGCGCCTCCTCATGGCCTCTGACTGAGTCACTGTCTCTAACTGTAAAATTCTTCCACTTATTCTGCAATTAATATATCTTAGTTGCCAAGAAAGGTCACCACCACAGCACAGAACTATGGAAAGTTTAAGGCATTCACGTTTTAGTACAATCTTGCATAAAACCAAGAGGATATAGTTGAATCATATACTTACATGGTCATGTTTGGAAAAGATCATGAAATCTTATAGTGAATTATCATAATTCAATCTGTTAGAATGAATTAATGATTATGATACGAACTGTAACAACAGCATTTGGCACACACATAAATTCATTCCATAAGGTATTATGTAGCCAAATTACAACTAGTGGtacatttatgaaaaaaaaaaaccctcccCATGGCAGCAACAAAAATGGCTTTAGCAATAGCAAACACTGTCAGACTGGGGTTCTGGCAATGGTGAGGATGATAGTGAGTGGCAAAGTTAGGTTGCAAAGGCAATGATAAGGTTGTTGAAGAGTTGGCAACAGTAATAGGGGTGGAACCAGCAGTAATGGCATTAGGGTCAAGCCATGAATTGAGATGCAGTGATGGCAAAAACTGTAGTCTCAGATgcatttaactaaaaataatgcaTGATTGTAGTGGTATTCATGGTCTTTTTGGCAGTGGCCACAGCCATGACAAAAGCATAGTGGAAGGGGTGATTATTGATAGTGGCTATTGACAGAGGTTATGGTGAATATGATGCTAGCAGTGATGCATGATGGTTGTGAAAAGGTGGTGGCAGTGTTGACATAAAGTGGTGACTTAAAAGTATTGGAAGTGGAGTTTTGTTTGGCGCTTTTAATGTATTGTTGctcatccaagaaacaaaaagatattGGAAGTGACGTTTGCAGCAGTGGCAGTAAAATGTTTACATTAAAGTTACAGACTATGATCAATAGAATTCTACCAAGCATTAAGAAGAATCAGCAAAAAGGAGGTATCCTTCCTTTAGCGGGAAATAGAATGTATAAATTGGTAGCATATACAGTGgcaataaaatgttttcattaaagTTACAGATAATGATTGGTAGAATTCTACCAAGCATTAAGAAGAATCAGCAAAAGGTAAATATCCTTCCTTTAGCAGGAAATAGAATCTATAAATTGGTAGCAAATAGAGTTAGTATTCTCTCAAACCTGTTGGGGAGAAATGCATAGCCTCCATAATGGTGTAAAAGACACTTCATATTTAAAGGATGAAGAATGAGGTGCTGACCATCAACTGCCTGAAATAGAAAAACAAGCAGAGCATAACTATGACTCAACAAGATCtcattatttgaataaaaacagAAATATAGCATATGAAAATAACAGACTATAGGGGAATTGAGAAGGGCATGAACAGGGACCAGCTTAGAATATCTCATGCATTTAACATACAACATAAGATCATTGATTAAATTTGGTGGTGCATGTCACTATAGGATAATATCTTCTTAGCTACTACTCTCGTCATTTAATTTTGGAAGAATACAAGATGCAATTAAGATACACCCATTTACGAGTAGCATGTAATTTATTTACATAGAATTCACAATTACCAAAGAACCTTCCTTGTCCTTTTCAATTAAGAGCTTTCAGCAGCAGAGGAGTCATTAATGCAATGACTTGTTTTGTTTATATATGCTAGTGATAATAGTAGCCTTTATTTAAATTGGCTAGTAAATTTTTCTGATAAGTTTAAATTGGCTAGTAAATGATAACAGTAGCATTTATTTAAACTAGTTACACCATTTTTTTATAGGAGCCCTTGCAAGCAGTTAAGCTTTCATGCATGAAAGAGAACCTGTTACAACAAGCACTCACTGGAAACAAATATCTAGTGTTGTGCAGCTAGTTTACTTAAAGACCATGACATAACCTCTAAGAGAGAacttagaaaaacatttttaggaaATAGCATATTGATAAGCATGCAAATGGAGCATATTGTCTAGATTCACAGAAATATGTCCCATAGCTTGAATCCACTCCCTCATCTGACTGATGGATCCAAATTTTCATTCACTTAAATGCTAAAAGGACAGAGAGAAAGAggacaaagaaaaggaaaaactatTGTTTCCATATCCAGCACCTGGTAGAAATTGTACGAGTCATCATCCTTTAGATCTCTAGAACCACTTGAGTGCCTCTGCAAGCTCTTGCTTTCATCATAGGAAGAAGATAAAGCTCTGCATTGGCCTTCTAGTGTTTCACCCATATCAGCAGTCTGAACCAAACATTCCCCTCCATCTAATTTATCTGGTGTTAAGTTACCCAACCACTTACTTTTGTCATCTACATCAGAAGATGGTGATCCATATTTGAATCCACATGCTTCATAATCAGAACAAGCAACATTTGCGGTGGATGGGATTACATGAGATCCTGACTGACAATCAGTATCTTTAACAGATATGGTGCTCTTACAGGTCCCATGCTCATTCCAGTACTTCTTTCTCTGTTCTAATTGTTCCACTGCAGCACAAACATATGGAAGCTTCTCCAAATCATCAACAAGCCCCGAATCTGCTCTGACCAACCAACTGTCCAGATCTGATATGGCTTCTCTAACAGACAAATCCACATCTGATGTGAATATGAATTTCGAAAAGGAATCATGGACTTCACTGTTACATGGCATTACATCTGTctcttgtttatttttctcaGACAGAGTAAATGAATCTTTTTGCCGGGTTAGAAGCATAAACTCTGCAGTATCACCAACACAATACTGTTTAACATTCTCAATATAGAGGGTGTACAAATCCTTTGGAGATATCATCACAAAACATAGGGGGCATTTCTTCCAACAGTCACCTTTATGATCCTCCTTACCCATTAATAAGTATCGCAGAATACAtgggaaacaaaaaatatgtccGCATGAGGTTATCTGTGGGCATAGGGGACATTCCAAACAAATGGGACACTGCACAGGCAACGGAGTGGAATACCTAACACAAATGATATCATCCCACTGTAACATTTTATCTGGATCCATCAACTCTGGTACCTGGTTTCCTGTATCTAAGACAACAAACCTGTAATTTGCTTGGAGGAATAGATCTTTGTTGTATGGCTTTATCTTCTGTTGTCGTCTTGGAGGTGGAGCCCTTGGTTGAGGACGAGAAATAGGGTCATAATGAAAATTCAGTAAGTGGTTACCATTCATCTGGGTTTTTCTTCCTGCAGAATGAGTTGTGCTTCCATGAAAATTGATAGACCCACTAGCTTGTTGGCTGCGAGGAGAAATAGTGGGTCCAGACAGTTTCCCTCTGGATTGAGTAGATTCAGACCCTCGACCAACTGAGCGAGACTGTGACCGGGTACCAGTGTTTTGGTGAGGCAAACTCTTCTTACTATTTTGGACACCTAATTCAGTCACCTGGATAGAAGGGAAAAAGGCAAAACCAAAAGCTTTGGTTAATAATCAAATAAAGCATCAACAGAATTCGATATCAGAATAGAGATCTAAGAAGTGAGCTACACAATCAGTTTCCAAAATAGCTACCAAGTTAAATGAGATACTGCATTTTGACCTGTACCCTATTCATAgtctttttcctttcccttaGCAGCACTAGGTACAATCAATCAGATTCCAAATTTCAAGACAGACAATTTAATTCCACCAGAATAATCAACCATCTCATTctgtaaataaaaatgaagaagacCAACTTGTCATGGTCACAATCTCTGCTCATGCCGTTTAAACATGCATTGAAAGATCTAACTTCTTAGAAGAGGAAGattgaacattaaaaaatataccTTTTTGGAAGATCCACCAGAATCTGCTGCAGCTGGAGCCAAAGAACCTATCAAAAACAATTAAgcataaatgaatattttttaattctcatgATAATGGCAACACATAAGACAAGAAATCAATCACCAAGAAGCTGTTAACACTGACATAGACTCAACCAAATGATAAAAGTAAAAACATCTCCTAGCTATGTTTAATATTACAAGCTTGAAATAAGCTAGAGCTACGCCCTCATCCAGGCAACTCAGTGAAGTACTCGAGTCATCAAACAGGAGGTTCCTCATCTCCTCCCAGGAGGGTGGTTGCCCTCCCAAAGGTGTACTCCACCAACATTCCAAGATACTCCTCGACGACTCTCCACATGGACTGAAAATTAAGTCATTTGGCACTTCTGAATACACTTCTTCAATTGCCATAGTTGCCTACTTTGAGTCAGATTCGGCTATCAGCTTCCTAATCCCAGCTGTTTGGCCAACAAAAGACCCTCCCTGACACTCCATACCTCAGCAATAAAGCTACTTATTTTCCTTGTTTCCCCTATAACACTGCACCCATCTTCGAGGTTCATCCTTGTCGGCCCCTAAATGCCTGCATGACTGTATTATCATGTTTCAAGTACCAGTCTCTCTTAAGCTTCAACCATCCACTATTTATCTGGATTCAGTGAATGCCGGGATAGTCTTTAAATTCCCTTCAGAATATTGAAATGTCTGCAATAAGTTAGCTGAAAGCCACTTTAATCTTAACTATTTCCTTGTTTCACTAccacccttttttttcctttcaattatcagaaataataaaatatttgggtGATAGTAAAACAGGGAAATTTTACTACCACTCAAATATGCCGTTGAGCTGTTACAAATGTTCTTTTGTTGGCGAACAAAAACCATGAATTAGCATGCTCCTCAAAAGGGGTGCAACCCTAGCAAAGAGGAAGTATTCAAGGTGCACCAAGGCGAAGAAAGAAGATAGAGAATCAAAAACCAGATAGCTTGATCTGATTGTTCTACACCTTTGAAAGGcttttaatttctcaaatttgttAGTTAAACAAGGAGCAAAGCATTTGGtcttctttgttggagattttcTCCCCCCCTTACATGTCCAATGATGTTCTCCTATATATAAGAGTGTTTTTATGAGGAGGGGCTAGTTTTGATGGTTCTGTTTCTTGGGTGCTTACTACCTTCTTTTGTGCATCTTTGAAGGATTACTTATCCCTCTTGGGTTTCTTAGGAGAAAACCAGTCCCTGGAGATTGGATGTGTAGATCCTGATAATCTTAAGTCTGAGTGGTGGATCATTCCTTCTCTTTGGCACATAGATCAGTCATCCAAACAGAAAATTAGTTTGCTAAGCAAGGTGCCTCTGTGCTAGAGGAGTTTGTTGGGAATTTCATGCCTCCACAAAATTAGTTTGagggtttttcctttttttaaaaaaaattcaacacaGCAGAGAAGAGAACTAACCATCCACAAGCATTTTTAGTAAACATAGAACCATTTGAGGTGGCACACAACAGCTCCTTGAAATACTCCTTGGCTTTTAGCTGCTTTATATGTTACCAAAAAGAATAACATTTTCTGACACATTCAGGGCATCAATTTTCTTCTtggataatttttctttttcttttcttttcctttttttttttcaggccCCAAGAAAACGAGCACTTCACCAAAGAACTCCAATGCCCATATATTCCTTCCAAAGTGCATTTTTATCGTGATCAATGAGCTCCCCTGGAGGTTGCTCTGAAACAGAAAGCAGTCTTCCTCTGAATACATTGAATGCAAGGTAAGAGCCTTCTCCTGTTCTTAAAAATGTTAACAATCACAGTCTGAATCCGTTCTCTTCCATTCTGATTCGATTCTCATAGAGTCAGAAATAAGTCCAGTTAATGATACCTGGCTCTCCCCATCCTAGTGAGTGTTAACTGCACCAACCTTACGAACAATAAAATCCTATTGAACCAAATGATTCTTACCTAAAACGAATAAAGAAACATGATAGCATATACAAagaaactatatatattttgaaaccAATTACAGAagctaaaatcaaggaaatttAGCAAGAAACTGATGCTACATTTTTCTGTTTAGAGaactgtaaaaaaaataaatcaaaagtttCAATTCTTCATTAACTGGGAATTCGAGAGAACAAAGCTCGATTAATTCAGCCTAATACAACTATTAGCAAATCCAAATCAAGTTTCtcaattttttggaaaaaaacaaCGGGCAATGTAATAGGAAATGACtacttttctttctatttt
Above is a genomic segment from Vitis riparia cultivar Riparia Gloire de Montpellier isolate 1030 chromosome 14, EGFV_Vit.rip_1.0, whole genome shotgun sequence containing:
- the LOC117931248 gene encoding RING finger protein 10 isoform X2, with product MSILPAQNQGSTSSSSAAPSQNPNLDHGILFQPHPSPLSRSPPSLPNHVQNLASLHISDSESSVASSDDVSGSLAPAAADSGGSSKKVTELGVQNSKKSLPHQNTGTRSQSRSVGRGSESTQSRGKLSGPTISPRSQQASGSINFHGSTTHSAGRKTQMNGNHLLNFHYDPISRPQPRAPPPRRQQKIKPYNKDLFLQANYRFVVLDTGNQVPELMDPDKMLQWDDIICVRYSTPLPVQCPICLECPLCPQITSCGHIFCFPCILRYLLMGKEDHKGDCWKKCPLCFVMISPKDLYTLYIENVKQYCVGDTAEFMLLTRQKDSFTLSEKNKQETDVMPCNSEVHDSFSKFIFTSDVDLSVREAISDLDSWLVRADSGLVDDLEKLPYVCAAVEQLEQRKKYWNEHGTCKSTISVKDTDCQSGSHVIPSTANVACSDYEACGFKYGSPSSDVDDKSKWLGNLTPDKLDGGECLVQTADMGETLEGQCRALSSSYDESKSLQRHSSGSRDLKDDDSYNFYQAVDGQHLILHPLNMKCLLHHYGGYAFLPNRISGRILQLETVTQSEAMRRRYRYLSHFSLTTTFQLCEIDLREVLPPSAFFPFMDEIKKRERQRKKLARKDTKEKLKAEATTTDSLPIPSRFGEYVYPPTFSMDDFEALGSPVVTSTSPPTLGERKLFSNVTKLGFAAGHDSPGLKIEEVHSVHNTSMASDSSGSRNAGTPSFANVISRGKSVESLDASKTIGTGKKGKKSSQILLSTAGGRRY
- the LOC117931248 gene encoding RING finger protein 10 isoform X1 — protein: MSILPAQNQGSTSSSSAAPSQNPNLDHGILFQPHPSPLSRSPPSLPNHVQNLASLHISDSESSVASSDDVSGSLAPAAADSGGSSKKVTELGVQNSKKSLPHQNTGTRSQSRSVGRGSESTQSRGKLSGPTISPRSQQASGSINFHGSTTHSAGRKTQMNGNHLLNFHYDPISRPQPRAPPPRRQQKIKPYNKDLFLQANYRFVVLDTGNQVPELMDPDKMLQWDDIICVRYSTPLPVQCPICLECPLCPQITSCGHIFCFPCILRYLLMGKEDHKGDCWKKCPLCFVMISPKDLYTLYIENVKQYCVGDTAEFMLLTRQKDSFTLSEKNKQETDVMPCNSEVHDSFSKFIFTSDVDLSVREAISDLDSWLVRADSGLVDDLEKLPYVCAAVEQLEQRKKYWNEHGTCKSTISVKDTDCQSGSHVIPSTANVACSDYEACGFKYGSPSSDVDDKSKWLGNLTPDKLDGGECLVQTADMGETLEGQCRALSSSYDESKSLQRHSSGSRDLKDDDSYNFYQAVDGQHLILHPLNMKCLLHHYGGYAFLPNRISGRILQLETVTQSEAMRRRYRYLSHFSLTTTFQLCEIDLREVLPPSAFFPFMDEIKKRERQRKKLARKDTKEKLKAEATTTDSLPIPSRFGEYVYPPTFSMDDFEALGSPVVTSTSPPTLGERKLFSNVTKLGFAAGHDSPGLKIEEVHSVHNTSMASDSSGVTGSRNAGTPSFANVISRGKSVESLDASKTIGTGKKGKKSSQILLSTAGGRRY